The segment tatgtatatatagtatatatatatatatatatatatatatatatatatatatatatatatatatatatatatatatattagaagtgaGAGTGCTGGTCGATTCACAGTCAGATGCTCGACGTTATCATAATGAACATGATAAACGATATCAATTTGGttcaaagatcatattaggccttATCTACTttacctactgaaggaatattatatatcatatacaaaagCTAGAAGAGGAAGTGCTAAACCGCACACATCAGCAGAGGAGAGAACCACTGAAACAACCAACAAGCTGGTATAATGCAGATGTTGCAGTGAAGAGAATCAACAAGCAGTATAGGAAAGCAAAGAAGTGGATGAATAACCCCAGCCTAGAAAACCTAACAATATATAGAGGAAGGGAGAAACAAGTGCAAGATGTTAAAAAGAACTCAAGAGAGAAGTTCTGGATTACGTTTATGCAAGGTATCAATGAAAAAACACCTCCTTGTGAGGTTGCAAGGAGATAGCTCAAGGGAGGAAAAACAGAGAACCGCTCCATCCCAACccaagagaaagagcaaatgaacTTATGACAAAGTGGGCATCTGATGCTAACAATGATGCACTACCCATCAAGGTTAGAGTGGCAGTTGAGAAGAggataaggaagaaaataaagaagttaagggaagcacttaaaacaaaaaaaaggcagGGAAATGTGATGACAAACTCTTCACAGAGCAAGAACTGCAAGAAATTCTGAAGAGTGGGAAGTCTACTGCACCGGGATTAGATGGGATTACATATAATGCTATCAGGTTCCTCACAACAGTGAGTGGAAATCCAGTTCTGAAACTTTACAACATGATATGGTCAGGACAGCCCATACCCAAAGCATGGAAGAAGTCAATCATAATACCAGTGCCAAAACCAGGAAAGCCAGGTGAATTTCGACCTATTTCATTGACATCATGTCTGTGCAAGGTATTTGAAAGAATGTTACTAAATAGGCTCAATTTCTTTGTTAGGAAAAAGCTCTCAAAGAATTTATATGGCTACGTACCTGGGAGGAGCACACACCACTGTATTCATAGAGTAAGTGCAGCCTTACGGTTAAAATACACAGTGTTCATAGATCTAAAGGGAGCCTTTGATAGGGCTAGCCATATAATTATTTTGACAGAGTTGGCAGAAATGATAGAAGGAAGACTCCTACAACTCATAATGGATTACCTAACAGATAGAATCAGTTGTGTCTACTTTGAAGGTGTACTAtcaagatgggaaaaaatggaGTTGGGTACCCCTCAAGGAGGTGTTCTATCACCCACTCTTTTTAATATTCTAATGAATGTACTAGGAAAAATTAATATACCAGGAATCATAATAACcatatatgcagatgacatagtagTACAAGCTAGCACAGATAAGAGAATAAAACAGGCAATTAAGGCATGCACATCATTATGTAACAGCATGGGATTAGTCATATCACCCGAAAAGACTAAGATGATAGCAAGGGGTACACGCAACCCCTTGATACTGCACATACATGCATAGAATAGAGAAGGTAGCCCAGTACAAGTACATGGGTGTCATACTTAATAACAGGTGTCATAAATTGTATAAAGTTTAGAGAATAGTACAGCCTTCAGCAGCAAGGTTACGCCTTCTTTGGAAAGTAGCATGTGGCtctgtgggtgcaagtgtacCTATGGTGAAGCGACTTTATACATCTATAATAAGATCAATAATTGACTACAGTAGTAGCATGTTGCTGCCGCTGAGGAAGAGCTATATTGGTATCCTAGAAATCATCCAGAACAAGGCAGCAAGAAGTATAATAGGGGCACCTAAAAGTGTCAGGCAAGAAATATTGAGGAATGAGGCAGGTCTGCATCCAATACATCACAGAATAGCAAGATCAGCAATCATCCAGTTGTATAGGTCCATCATGACGGATGATGATGGATTAACAAGAGATACTCTAATTCACAGCTATCCTAGAAGATTAAAGAATGGTTGGGTTACTGCAGCAAGACAATTAATAGAGGATTCTAGCATGAAAGAATACTTAGATGTAATCAAGATAGATGTAAAAGACATCCCCCATGGAGCATACCAGAGACTGAGATATTGCTATCagctttaaaagggaaaaaggaagagaTGAATCCTGCATTGCTGAAGGATGATTATTTTCTGAGGCTGGACAGTATTCAAGGGGAATGGATACATTATTACACAGATGGGTCACTCCTGGAAGATGGTAGAGCAGGAAGCGGGGTAACTGTATATCAGAATGGAGAGGAGGTATACCCTCTATCATTACGATCATCAGATGGATGCTCCATATTACAGTCAGAACTTCTAGGTATTACAGCTGCCCTGAGTATCATAAATAGGAAAAAGGACAATGCCATAATAGCAACAGATAGCCTGAGTGCCCTGCAATCACTAACACCAAGAAAAGCTGAATCAAATATCATAGTGAGAAGAGCTATAGACCTGCTATCACAGATCAGACGAGCCGACAGAATGGTTGCATTCATATGGGTGCCTTCACACATTGGAATCAAAGGCAATGAGAGAGCCGACGAGCTTGCTAAAGAAGGCACAAGGAAGGAGAGAGTGGCTTACAAACTGACACCATCCCTGAGTATGTTGAAGGACTCAGTTGGTATGGAAATAATGCAAAGATACAATG is part of the Macrobrachium nipponense isolate FS-2020 chromosome 6, ASM1510439v2, whole genome shotgun sequence genome and harbors:
- the LOC135216449 gene encoding uncharacterized protein LOC135216449 translates to MNPALLKDDYFLRLDSIQGEWIHYYTDGSLLEDGRAGSGVTVYQNGEEVYPLSLRSSDGCSILQSELLGITAALSIINRKKDNAIIATDSLSALQSLTPRKAESNIIVRRAIDLLSQIRRADRMVAFIWVPSHIGIKGNERADELAKEGTRKERVAYKLTPSLSMLKDSVGMEIMQRYNERIEMLKETHSSIRKYLEITGGKSPDYKLCGLESRRKQTTYSRLRMQSRYLWEVLPAVSPSETCCRLCGELRKHTLSHYLVECEEITQYRPQGLSGVDLLKHFL